One window from the genome of bacterium encodes:
- a CDS encoding asparagine synthase-related protein: MEELIVKIRRGLKESVKRNNASCLLFSGGLDTSILARLNPKMKAITISLSSFGKDKEYAERVAKELNLKHINKIIEIGEAISAIPEVIKILKSFDPAIPNDLVVYFGLGLAKELGLNKVATGDGSDELFGGYSFMKEIDDLEGYIKRISKTMSFSSNEMGNFFGIEIIQPYIDREIVDLALNIPIEFKIREGQGKWILRKAFENSLPKEIIWQDKRPLEYGSGMTKLRKIISLKISDDEFEEKKRFYPIRFLNKEHLYYYEIYRKEIGEIPQPKNGEKKCPGCGAGMKHSAFHCKICGYVFS; this comes from the coding sequence ATGGAAGAGCTAATTGTAAAAATAAGGAGAGGGCTAAAGGAAAGCGTGAAAAGGAACAATGCCTCTTGCCTGCTCTTTTCTGGAGGGCTGGATACAAGCATTTTAGCTAGATTAAATCCCAAAATGAAGGCAATAACCATTAGTCTATCCTCTTTTGGAAAAGACAAGGAATATGCAGAAAGGGTGGCAAAGGAGTTAAATCTTAAGCATATAAATAAAATCATAGAGATTGGGGAGGCAATAAGCGCAATTCCAGAGGTAATAAAAATTCTAAAGTCCTTTGACCCTGCCATTCCCAATGATTTGGTTGTCTATTTTGGGCTTGGTTTGGCTAAAGAATTGGGTTTAAATAAAGTGGCTACCGGCGATGGAAGCGATGAATTGTTTGGGGGATATTCCTTTATGAAAGAGATAGACGATTTGGAAGGCTATATCAAAAGGATTTCAAAGACAATGAGCTTTAGCTCTAATGAAATGGGTAATTTTTTTGGGATTGAAATAATTCAGCCTTATATAGATAGGGAGATTGTAGATTTAGCCCTAAATATACCCATAGAATTTAAGATAAGAGAAGGACAGGGAAAGTGGATCTTAAGAAAGGCTTTTGAAAATAGCTTGCCAAAGGAGATTATCTGGCAGGATAAAAGGCCATTAGAATATGGCTCAGGAATGACAAAATTAAGAAAGATTATCAGCTTAAAGATTTCTGATGATGAATTTGAAGAAAAGAAAAGGTTTTATCCAATAAGGTTTTTGAATAAGGAGCATCTTTATTATTATGAGATTTACAGGAAAGAGATAGGAGAGATTCCTCAACCAAAGAATGGAGAGAAAAAATGCCCAGGTTGTGGAGCAGGGATGAAACATAGCGCCTTCCATTGTAAGATTTGTGGATATGTATTTTCTTAA
- a CDS encoding diphthine--ammonia ligase: MKAFVSWSGGKESNLACYRAMQNQEIEVSYLLNMTSEDGSRSRSHGISSDLLRKQAEAIGIPIIQPYVNWEGYEAEFKKALANLKEKGVSCGVFGDIDVLEHRDWVERVCNDMGIKPILPLWKNEREKLMLEFIRVGFKAIIVACNPNFLGIEWLGREINEGFINDLKALPIDLCGENGEFHTFVYDGPIFKNPIEFIKGKKALEDKRLLLEVKLK, from the coding sequence ATGAAGGCATTTGTTTCTTGGAGTGGTGGGAAGGAGAGTAACCTTGCTTGCTATCGGGCAATGCAAAATCAAGAGATTGAGGTTAGCTATCTTTTGAATATGACCTCAGAGGATGGCAGCCGCTCTCGTTCCCATGGAATTTCTTCTGATTTATTAAGAAAACAGGCAGAAGCAATAGGGATTCCTATTATTCAACCCTATGTTAACTGGGAGGGATATGAAGCCGAATTTAAAAAGGCTTTGGCTAACCTAAAGGAAAAGGGCGTATCTTGTGGTGTATTTGGCGATATTGATGTCTTAGAGCACAGGGATTGGGTTGAAAGGGTTTGTAATGATATGGGGATTAAACCAATCCTGCCATTATGGAAGAACGAAAGGGAGAAATTGATGCTTGAGTTCATTAGAGTTGGGTTTAAAGCAATTATTGTTGCCTGCAACCCTAATTTTTTGGGTATAGAATGGTTAGGGAGAGAGATTAATGAAGGGTTTATCAATGACCTAAAAGCTTTACCGATTGACCTTTGCGGGGAAAATGGAGAATTCCATACCTTTGTCTATGATGGACCTATTTTTAAAAACCCTATTGAGTTTATTAAGGGAAAGAAGGCATTGGAGGATAAACGCCTTCTTTTGGAGGTAAAATTAAAATGA
- a CDS encoding threonine-phosphate decarboxylase, producing the protein MANLEHGGNIYKIEREYNKKVIDFSSNINPFLKKGIKKEIIKNLDKISCYPDIEQDELVSAISNYWGIKRENILLGNGSSELIYLLNYALRPKSVFIPQPTFSEYEASARAIEAKIQYLPLGKDFTFNLSNQKADIAFVCNPNNPTGNLLIKNKELGYQGLIVIDEAFMDFLIDEEKHSFVWNSVSNKNIIVLRTLTKFFSIPGLRIGYLVGERDLIGLLKKHQPPWNINVFAQIVGEIILKNKDYVIGVRKFIEQERDFLFAQLRKIKGLKPFPSCTNFFLIKIESGITSKFLREELIKKGILIRDCSNFRNLSDKYIRVSIRSSKENLILIEKLKEAI; encoded by the coding sequence ATGGCTAATTTAGAACACGGCGGTAATATTTATAAAATAGAGCGGGAATACAATAAAAAGGTAATCGATTTTAGCTCTAATATAAATCCATTTTTAAAAAAAGGGATTAAAAAAGAGATTATAAAAAATTTGGATAAAATATCTTGTTATCCTGATATAGAGCAGGATGAGCTTGTCTCTGCAATTTCTAATTATTGGGGAATAAAAAGGGAGAATATATTGTTGGGAAATGGCTCAAGTGAGCTAATCTATTTGCTTAATTATGCCTTAAGACCAAAGAGTGTGTTTATTCCCCAGCCAACCTTTAGTGAATATGAGGCATCAGCTAGGGCAATAGAGGCAAAAATTCAATATCTTCCATTAGGAAAGGATTTTACCTTTAATCTCTCAAATCAGAAAGCAGATATTGCCTTTGTCTGCAACCCTAATAATCCAACAGGAAATCTCCTTATAAAAAATAAGGAATTAGGGTATCAGGGCTTAATTGTAATTGATGAGGCATTTATGGATTTCTTAATTGACGAAGAAAAACATAGTTTTGTTTGGAATTCAGTGTCTAATAAAAATATCATTGTCTTAAGGACACTTACAAAATTCTTCTCTATTCCGGGATTAAGGATAGGATATTTAGTTGGAGAGAGGGATTTGATAGGGCTTTTGAAAAAGCATCAACCACCCTGGAATATAAATGTCTTTGCCCAGATTGTAGGAGAGATAATTTTGAAGAACAAAGATTATGTTATCGGAGTAAGAAAATTTATCGAGCAAGAGAGGGATTTTCTCTTCGCTCAATTAAGAAAGATTAAGGGATTAAAGCCATTTCCTTCTTGCACAAACTTTTTTCTGATAAAGATAGAAAGTGGGATTACCTCAAAATTCTTAAGAGAGGAGCTTATCAAAAAGGGAATTCTTATAAGGGATTGCAGTAATTTTAGGAATCTTAGCGATAAATATATTAGGGTATCTATTCGCTCTTCAAAAGAGAATCTCATCCTTATTGAGAAATTAAAGGAGGCAATATAA
- the cbiB gene encoding adenosylcobinamide-phosphate synthase CbiB — protein MYFLKIPLCYLFDIVFGTPEWLFHPTRTIGKLIKVLEKRLRGNSGALREKIKGGILVFIVVGVSAVVTFFLLYIANKLNRVFYEILWVYLGYTTLAIKDLRVKGEDILKALKKENLRLARKNLSKIVSRDTKDLEKEGIIKSCIESIAENINDGIIAPLFYLFLGGPILAMTYKAINTLDSMLGYKNERYLHFGFAAARLDDLFNFIPARISGFLICLSGFNLRSFRIMLRDGKNHPSPNAGISKASIAGVLGIRLGGKVSYDGKEEIRPYIGEEINEIEQGLINKALNISFICSFLMLCLGLFFKWLI, from the coding sequence ATGTATTTTCTTAAAATTCCCCTTTGTTATCTTTTTGATATTGTCTTTGGAACACCTGAATGGCTTTTTCATCCAACAAGGACAATCGGTAAGCTGATAAAGGTTCTGGAGAAAAGATTAAGGGGAAATAGTGGTGCCTTAAGGGAAAAAATAAAAGGGGGTATACTTGTCTTTATAGTTGTTGGGGTAAGCGCGGTCGTAACATTTTTTTTGTTATATATTGCCAATAAATTAAATAGGGTATTTTATGAAATATTATGGGTCTATTTAGGTTATACTACCCTGGCAATAAAGGACTTAAGGGTTAAGGGAGAAGATATTTTAAAGGCATTAAAGAAAGAAAATTTAAGGCTAGCAAGAAAAAATCTTTCAAAGATTGTTTCTCGGGATACCAAGGATTTAGAAAAGGAGGGAATAATAAAATCCTGCATTGAAAGCATTGCAGAGAATATAAATGATGGGATAATCGCACCATTATTTTATTTATTTTTGGGAGGACCAATATTGGCAATGACCTACAAGGCAATAAATACCCTTGATTCAATGTTGGGATATAAAAATGAGAGATATCTCCATTTTGGCTTTGCCGCAGCAAGATTAGATGATCTATTCAATTTTATCCCAGCAAGGATTTCTGGATTTTTAATCTGCCTTTCTGGTTTCAACCTCCGGTCATTTAGGATAATGCTAAGGGATGGAAAGAATCACCCATCACCCAATGCTGGTATATCAAAGGCAAGCATCGCAGGGGTTTTGGGAATAAGGCTGGGTGGAAAGGTATCCTATGATGGAAAGGAGGAAATAAGACCATACATTGGCGAAGAGATAAATGAAATAGAGCAAGGCCTTATAAATAAAGCCTTAAACATAAGCTTTATCTGTTCATTCTTAATGCTCTGCTTGGGATTATTTTTTAAATGGCTAATTTAG